A stretch of DNA from Flavobacteriaceae bacterium MAR_2009_75:
GTTACAGGGGGTAAAGGGCCATGAAAGCAACCTATTGGTAGTAACGGCCACGGATGAAGTATACGCCTATAAATTGAAATATCTGAATGACTTGGATACGGTGAATTATTTTGTCCATAGAAATGAACGTATTGGTTTTGAAAGCCCTTTGTTTCCCGATCCTGTTCAACAATCGGCATCCGTATTAAAGGATTCTGTGACGAGGAAGACCCCACAAACCGATTCCCAGAATCGATTTGAATACTTTAAAAAATTCAGCGAGTTTCATTTGAAGCACAATCAAAACAGTCTAAAACGCAAAAGAAAAAAGGATGTAGTCCTACATCTAAAGGACTTGATTTACGACCGCACCGAGGTCTTTGTACTTGTGGAGGTTAAAAACAGATCTGGGATAGACTTTGAAATGGACTACCTGAAAATTTTCAAGGTAAATGGAAACAAGCGGAAAAAATCATCCTACCAAAAAATTGAAATTGAGCCTATTTACAGACATTCTCTTCCAAAAATCATTAAAGATGGTGAGCGCCGTGAGTTTGTGCTGACCGTACCCAAATTTACCTTTGGTGACCAAGAAAAACTATTGCTGGAACTCAAAGAGCATAAGGGGAATAGAATACTACAATTGCTTTACGATTGACATCCTTTTTACCGAATCATTATGAGCTATAATTTAACTAAACTATCATGATTTTTGGATATGCTAGAGTATCAACCCAAGATTAAAATTTAGAATCTCAGATAGACCTACTTAAAAATGCCGGTTGTGAAAAAATTTATAAGGACGTTGCCAGCGGTGCCAGGAGTGATAGAAAAGGGCTAAATGAATTGATCAAATATATGCGCGAAGGGGACACTGTAATCGCATATAAAAATGACCGAGTGTTTCGTTCTTTAAAAAATATGGTTGAGATTATAGATAAGTTTAATCAGGCAGGGGTTCACTTTAAAAGCTTAAGCGAACCTGAGTTCGATACGGCCTCGGCAAACGGGAAGTTCTTACTACATATATTTGCTGCCGTTGCTGAATTCGAAAGAAACCTTATCAGCGAAAGAACTAAAGTCGGCCTTGCCAACGCAAGGAAACGAAACAAATTATTGGGCAGACCAACTGGTTCTAAAAAAGAAACCATTGAGAAATACCATTTTGCAAAATACCTATACGATAAACAAGACCTACCCATAAAAACGGCATGTGAAAAAGCTGGTATAAGTAAGAGCTCCTTTTATCGTGTTGAAAAAGTCCTATAATTGGTTCTTTTTATGAGACTGTTTAATTTAAGGGTGAAAAGGTCCGGTCAAATTTATTGAATCCCAAACTTTCAGCTTATTAAATTATATTCTCACAATGTTGATTATTAAGGTTAATGCTTGAACAACTATTACTATTAAAGACATCGTGATTGTACGTTTACCTGTACACGGCGTTTTCCGCAATATTTCTATGGGCCTCTAAATCCATTGTTATACTTTCCAATTTGATCCTGATGGTCATCAATGCGACTTTACCCAATGACATGCGAAGCGTTGAGTTCTTAGAATGAACCAATGCTGCTATCGCCTATGCAGCTTTTACCGGATTACCCTCCTGTTTGCCATCGACACTTTTGAGTTTGGTTCTAAACGCACCCACGTCATCGATGACTCGTTTTGCGAGTCCTAGTCCTACTCCTACAAAATTGGTACTGAAAGGTCCCGGCTCCACTATGGAAATCTTGATGCCAAGTGGTTCGGCTTCCTGTGCCAATGCTTCGCTAAAACCCTCTAATGAAAACTTGCTGGCATTATAGATACCGAATTCGGTGAATGCCTTGATTCCCCGTGGGAGGAAATCTGAACAATACGTCCGCTTTTTTCTTTTCGCATAAAGGGCAGTACCTCCTGCTTTAACTTTAAGGTGTCAAAGAAATTTGCCTCGAAAACGTAACGCACTTCTTCATAGGAAGCCTCCTCTGCGGCTCCTGCGAAACCCACTCCTGCGATGTGGGCAAAAACATCTATCCTACTGAATTTTCTAATGTGTCGGGTAATGTTTTCTGTTCCAGAAGACATATCGCTTATGCCAAGTAAAATGGCGTGAGCCTTATCATCATACTTATTGTTGAACTTTTAGACTTGTTGTTGGTTACGAAAAGTTCCGATTACGAAATCTCCATTTTCGACTACTGTATCGGAAAGTGCTTGATCCAGACCGCTCGATATTCCTATAATAAATCAAATTCTTTTTGTATTTTACTAAGATTTTAAGATTGTTTAAGAGTTCCTTTTGTAAAGAATCGAAGGCTTCATTGCGTTACGTACTATTTTTTCTGCTCTCATCGACGCTCCGCTGAATTTGTAACAATAGGGCAATCAATAGGGACTGGGTTATAGTTGGATGCCGATTTTCTCGATGTTGCTCCCTAGAAATAAGGTGTATGAGCTCAAGTATTTCCCTAAAGTTGTTTTCACCAAACTATATATTGATGCTTGTACAGATTGTCTAAAAAACTGAGTTCGAAAAGTAGGTCTTAATTGATGTTGTTAAGTAGAAAAAAGTCTTCTGTAAACATAATTGTGTTTCCCTGCAAGGTCTCCCAATCTTATATGCGTTGTATTTAATCGGGTGAGATAAAGAAGAGGCTATTGGGAACGATTTTATATTCCTTGTAATTGATTATTTGTTTGCTAGTGCCCTTTTCTGTACATAAGATTTCATAGAAGGTATGCTTGTGACTCGGTTCTATATTGGGCATCTCCATTCGTTCGAAATGCATTATTTCAAAACCTGTAGAATTATCAAGCTCATTGATAAAGTGTAATAAAAGATTTTTCATTTTCGTCACAAAAGCGATACTATTTGCAAAGAGTGTTATAAATCTAATACAAGAGAAAGAGTTTGATAAAAGATATCGTACCGCTGGAAAAATTAATACACTTAGCTCAGTCCTAGTAAATGTCCGTTTAATTTTTCTAATTAGGACTTTGTTTGCCTTACTACGTATGTTGAAAATAGTAAAGCACTAGCTTCATACTATATGCACAATTCGTGGATACTTAAATATTATTATGGTTCACTAGGTTTTCAATCTAACTGCTTTTGAGGATTTATAACCGAAATAAGCAATAAACATAAAACAAAGCAAGGGAAGAGAGAAAGATAAATTCACTTCTGATACACCTAAAACTCTTATGTCCTTTACTCCGGAGCCGCCCATATCAATTATCATACCCTGTAATTTTGGCATTAAGGCTCCTCCTACAATCGCCATTACCAAACCTGCTGCACCAATTTTAGACTCCTCCTCATTCAGATCTTCCAAGGCGATTCCGTAAATCGTAGGGAACATTAATGACATACAAAATGAAATTCCGACTAGGCCATAGAAACCAATAATTCCTTCTATGAAGATGGTTATTAAACAAAGTGCAACCGCTACTATGCAGAAATTGGTCAGTAGTTTACCAGAGTTAACGACTCTTAGAAGATAAGTGCCGATTACCCTACCGACCAAAAATAACACGAAGGCTAAAAACTGATAGTTAGCAGCATCAAAACTCGAGATATTTATTGCCTCGGCATATTGATAAATATATGTCCAACACATGATTTGAGCCCCTACGTAAAATACTTGTGAAATTACCCCTAAGGCATATGTCTTGTTTTTCAAAAGGTTTCGAAATGTATTCGAAAGGTCGCCCGCTCCATCTTTTGATCTGGATTGAGGCATTTTATTCAGGATAATAAGCAAAGTCACTATGAGTACAACAAAGCCCAAGATGACCTAAGGGTCTCTTATGACCAGTAAATCTGAAGTTCGAATAAGGGCTTTCTTTACCTCGGTCAAGGCTCCAAAATTTGTAATATCGTCAGACTGTAATTTTTTGAGTACAAATTGCTGTGCTACCAACAACCCCAATAGTAGACCAATGGGATTAAAGGCTTGTGCCAGATTCAATCTTTGGGTAGCTGTTTTTTGGTCTCCCATTGCCAAAATATAGGGGTTAGCTGTAGTTTCTAAAAAAGCGAGCCCAAAGGTTAAAATGTAAAGACCCAAACAAAAGAACCAAAATTGTTCTGTAACAGCGGCAGGATAAAACAAGAAAGCGCCAGCGGCATAAAGAATTAATCCAATAAGTACGCCCGTTTTGTAGGAGTATTTTCTAACAAAGAGTGCAGCTGGCAGTGCCATGCAAAAATAACCACCGTAAAAAGCCATTTGCACCCATGCAGCCTGAGAATTGGAGAGCTCCAATACTTTTTTGAAAGCTTGAACCATTGGATCCGTTACAGCGTTGGCAAAACCCCATAACGCGAACAACGAGGTGATTAGAATAAATGGAAGAATACGTTTTTTGGGTACTACTGGAATTTTTTTCTTCATTGAACAGAGGTTATGCTTGGGTGTATTATTTGATTTTAATAATTGGCGTCTCTTTCAAAAATCCTATCGATTGCAAGAATGAATCAGTAGTTTCAACTGTACTTTTATAAGTATCAAAATGCCTGTAATTAAAAAATCCATGGCCTTGATTGTCGAAGAGATGTAAATCGCACCTAGTACCGACTTTTTCTAGAATCGTTTTGAAGTAGGCCAAGGTCTGAACAGGAATTAAATGGTCATCCGTTCCTGAAAAAATAATTGTTGGTGGATTTCCCTTTTTTACATTGTGCAATGGAGAAAAGTTCTTGTATTGCTCTCCAATCCTTTCATATCCATACCCTCCTGGGCCGTTATCAATAACTGGGTTAAAGAGGACTAGGGCATCGGGAACGCTACTTATCGATAGGTCATCCGTGCCTTCTTCAAATCCTGAGACCATGGCAGATGCCGCTGCAAGTTGACCACCTGCGGAACCACCGGAGGCGATAATCTTATTTGAATGGATATGAAGGCTATCGACATTTTTTCTTATAAAGCGAATTGCCGATTTGGCGTCCTTTAAAGATTCAAAAGGGGTTGTTCCATGAGAATTTTGAATTCTATAATCAGCCAAAAAGCACATAACACCCCGCTGTGAGAAATACTTCGCATGAGGTACAAAATGTTTTCTGGTTCCTTCTATCCATCCGCCACCAAAGAAGAAGATTATGGCTGGGTAAGACATTGTTTTGTCAAATTCTTTTGGTCGATATATTTCGAGGTATAATTTGATATTATCTATTTTCTTATATGAAATGGTATCCTGCGAAAACCCAATTTTCATGCTAACGATAATAGCTATGATGAAAGTGAATGTTATTTTTTTATTTGTTGCAGACTGTTGTTCTTTTTATGATTGATTTAAGGTCTGATATCATCGAGACATCTATTTTTCGTGCAGCCCTATCTTCCTCTCTCTCACAGCTTTTGTTGTCCAAATTTCTGATAAGTCGATAATTGAAGTAGTATTGGCTCGCATCAAAGTAACACCTAGTAAAATGGCAATATTTGATTTAATAGAGTCAAAATATGCATATCGGAGCTAAAGAAATTATAATAAATAAAACCCCGTAAAATAATCAAATTGTTGAACGGGGTTTTTGACAATTCAAATCATTATTCTATTTGAAGTAGTTTTTCCGCTGACCGACCATCGGTAAAAATGGTTTTCAGAACATAAAGCCCTTGTTTAAGGGTGCTTACTGAAAGCGTAATGCCCTGAGTCGATAACCTTGAACTTTCGCTTTTGTATTCTTTCACTAACCTTCCCGTCATATCGTATATTAGAACTTCTTTGGCTACATTATTACTTTGCGCTTGTATATTTGATAACGATACCGTGACAAAATCAGATGTAGGATTGGGATATATCGAGAACAGACTATTTTCTTCTGAGGGGGTATCAGGCAGTACAACCGTCAAGGCAGTACTGGATATTGGTTCTCCTGAAATTCGAATATCGTCCAGTCTAAACTTATAAACAACATTATTCACGGTAACATTGGTGAAGCGTACACCAAAATTCGATGGGGTATCTATACCTGTGTCCAAGGTAACGAACTGCCAAGATTGGTTGCTTCCGACAGTTGTAGGCAATTCAAAATCCAAAGGGGACCAACTTGCACCTCCATTAGCGGTCACTTC
This window harbors:
- a CDS encoding resolvase-like protein, yielding MREGDTVIAYKNDRVFRSLKNMVEIIDKFNQAGVHFKSLSEPEFDTASANGKFLLHIFAAVAEFERNLISERTKVGLANARKRNKLLGRPTGSKKETIEKYHFAKYLYDKQDLPIKTACEKAGISKSSFYRVEKVL
- a CDS encoding AraC-like protein, producing the protein MKNLLLHFINELDNSTGFEIMHFERMEMPNIEPSHKHTFYEILCTEKGTSKQIINYKEYKIVPNSLFFISPD
- a CDS encoding acetyl esterase/lipase, translating into MKIGFSQDTISYKKIDNIKLYLEIYRPKEFDKTMSYPAIIFFFGGGWIEGTRKHFVPHAKYFSQRGVMCFLADYRIQNSHGTTPFESLKDAKSAIRFIRKNVDSLHIHSNKIIASGGSAGGQLAAASAMVSGFEEGTDDLSISSVPDALVLFNPVIDNGPGGYGYERIGEQYKNFSPLHNVKKGNPPTIIFSGTDDHLIPVQTLAYFKTILEKVGTRCDLHLFDNQGHGFFNYRHFDTYKSTVETTDSFLQSIGFLKETPIIKIK